The following are from one region of the Chryseobacterium shigense genome:
- a CDS encoding ferric siderophore ABC transporter substrate-binding protein produces MRSYTVNKDEQNKDRIKSAILSILIWSAILLFVFLYKLKPELDKQPDEVITTMLVNFGDNRNGKGIEEPADQPGSLAAAKEEVTPEPVETPVPETKTVVKPEPAPEPKKTEVKEKVITGNNSKTSVPKKEESKKTNNKAATSASASKSTKKAGATTANSKTGNGDGKGNAAIGNLIRGRGTKAGSQGTGDGIGNAGDPLGGDGNGDSKVGIDRKLIGYIPGTMGRGGSQPSHSCTAGGSITIAYTVDKAGNVVSARRAGGTSDPCVSSTSVAWVKKYVKAEKASTSSTGTYKITF; encoded by the coding sequence ATGAGAAGTTACACCGTAAACAAAGATGAGCAGAATAAAGACAGGATAAAAAGTGCTATACTTTCTATCCTTATCTGGTCTGCAATTTTACTTTTTGTTTTTCTATATAAACTGAAGCCGGAACTGGATAAACAGCCGGATGAGGTAATTACAACAATGCTTGTTAACTTCGGGGACAACAGAAATGGAAAAGGCATTGAAGAACCGGCAGACCAGCCGGGGAGCCTAGCTGCAGCTAAAGAAGAAGTAACTCCTGAACCGGTTGAAACACCCGTGCCGGAAACGAAAACAGTGGTAAAACCTGAACCCGCTCCCGAACCAAAGAAAACAGAGGTTAAGGAAAAGGTAATCACAGGAAATAATTCTAAAACAAGCGTTCCTAAGAAAGAAGAATCAAAAAAAACAAATAATAAAGCAGCAACAAGCGCAAGTGCTTCAAAGAGTACTAAAAAAGCAGGGGCAACTACTGCCAATTCCAAAACTGGAAACGGGGATGGAAAAGGAAATGCTGCCATCGGAAACCTGATCAGGGGTAGAGGAACAAAAGCCGGAAGCCAGGGTACAGGTGATGGAATAGGAAATGCAGGAGATCCTTTAGGTGGGGACGGAAATGGTGACAGTAAAGTGGGAATTGACAGAAAACTTATTGGGTACATTCCCGGAACTATGGGAAGAGGAGGTTCCCAGCCTTCACACAGCTGTACAGCAGGAGGATCCATTACTATTGCTTATACAGTGGATAAAGCAGGAAATGTGGTGTCCGCAAGAAGGGCCGGAGGAACTTCAGATCCGTGTGTGTCTTCCACATCAGTAGCATGGGTCAAAAAGTACGTTAAAGCAGAAAAGGCAAGTACCTCTTCTACCGGAACCTATAAAATTACATTCTAA
- a CDS encoding DUF1398 domain-containing protein, whose product MFTVEQIEKAHSKVKSGADFPDYIQEIKKLGVKSFETWVKDSHTEYFGDNDFNTKSQPKYPDLTIEDQSDKEKFVQYLKSHQKGETDYMTFCQHCAETGIEKWFVCLDEFTCTYYDKTGNEILVEEIPH is encoded by the coding sequence ATGTTTACAGTAGAACAAATTGAAAAAGCTCACAGCAAAGTAAAATCAGGAGCAGATTTTCCAGATTATATTCAGGAAATTAAAAAATTAGGGGTAAAGTCTTTTGAAACATGGGTAAAGGACAGCCACACTGAATATTTCGGAGACAATGATTTCAACACGAAGTCTCAACCAAAATATCCGGATTTAACTATTGAAGATCAATCTGATAAAGAAAAATTCGTTCAATATCTTAAAAGCCATCAGAAAGGAGAAACAGATTATATGACTTTCTGCCAGCACTGTGCTGAAACAGGAATTGAAAAATGGTTTGTCTGCCTTGATGAGTTTACCTGTACCTATTATGATAAAACAGGAAATGAAATTTTAGTAGAGGAAATTCCTCATTAA
- a CDS encoding T9SS type A sorting domain-containing protein, whose translation MKRILFSSLVLLGLCANAQINLTASAGTSTATYTTLKDAFDAINAGTHQGSINLSITANTTETATAVLNAVTTYSSVVIKPTVTATITGSIASNPVVRILGSNVTIDGSTTAGGTTRNLTFSNTATTSPSVLFMGSATSSAPIANVTVKNAIFINGSNGSTNFVVANGTTAAGYFNNITVQNNEINTGYNGIFILADAATAGNGNNLLVTGNTVNTNIVQNGILLSGVGGSSNVTNNTIAVVRTNAGTSASPVASVGISLSTGTNNASVSGNTISVKNTSTSATGVSYASAIYISPGATNVLTKVYNNTITEVSGILTYINSNGIYLGGATPNVNIYSNKISGLKNNNTTGTPMQGILLGSSSTAANSIVYNNVISDILGSGTAQVQGIYAFSGAGYKIYNNTININTVNSETGVSSAMYVYGTNITAAGALDIRNNIFANTRTSGSRFAIYSTAASSVFGNINYNDYYSTGTALGYIGGANKTTLADIQSGFGGNANSLSVAPVFVSATDLHLNPSSNPGLDNKGMTLPEVTVDFSGTARGAVPDMGAYEFTATALAVSDVNSDKIKMSVYPNPFTDVVKISDVKGIKSIQINDVSGRSLKTLIPAAELDLRDLKTGLYIISFQFENGSTKALKILKK comes from the coding sequence ATGAAAAGAATACTATTTTCTAGCCTGGTACTTCTTGGGCTATGTGCGAATGCACAGATTAATCTGACAGCTAGCGCCGGAACATCAACCGCAACCTATACTACTTTAAAGGATGCATTTGATGCGATCAACGCAGGAACCCACCAAGGAAGCATCAATCTGAGTATTACTGCAAACACTACAGAAACAGCTACGGCGGTTTTAAATGCCGTTACAACCTATTCTTCTGTTGTGATTAAGCCAACAGTTACCGCTACTATCACCGGTTCTATTGCTTCGAATCCTGTAGTGCGTATCTTAGGCTCAAATGTTACTATTGACGGCTCTACTACTGCCGGAGGAACCACAAGAAATCTTACATTCAGTAATACAGCTACCACATCACCGTCTGTATTGTTTATGGGATCAGCTACCAGTTCAGCCCCAATCGCTAATGTAACAGTTAAAAACGCGATCTTTATTAATGGAAGCAATGGCTCAACCAATTTCGTAGTTGCCAACGGAACAACAGCTGCAGGGTATTTTAATAATATTACTGTACAGAATAACGAGATCAATACAGGATATAACGGTATTTTCATTCTTGCAGATGCAGCCACTGCCGGAAACGGAAATAACTTATTAGTTACAGGCAATACCGTGAACACTAATATTGTTCAGAATGGTATTTTGCTTTCCGGAGTTGGCGGATCTTCTAATGTTACCAACAATACAATAGCTGTGGTACGTACAAATGCAGGAACTTCTGCTTCACCCGTTGCTTCTGTTGGAATCAGCCTTAGTACAGGAACAAATAATGCTTCCGTTTCAGGAAATACAATCAGTGTTAAAAACACATCCACATCAGCCACCGGAGTCAGCTATGCGTCAGCAATTTATATTTCTCCCGGAGCAACAAATGTTCTGACTAAAGTTTACAACAACACCATTACTGAAGTCAGCGGGATACTTACTTATATTAACAGTAACGGAATATATCTTGGCGGTGCCACTCCCAATGTAAATATATATTCCAATAAGATATCCGGCCTTAAAAACAACAATACAACAGGAACACCGATGCAGGGAATTCTTTTGGGCTCTTCCTCTACAGCTGCTAACAGTATTGTCTACAATAATGTTATTTCCGACATTCTGGGAAGTGGTACAGCTCAGGTTCAGGGAATATATGCTTTCTCGGGAGCAGGATATAAAATTTATAACAATACCATAAACATTAATACCGTTAATTCTGAAACGGGGGTCTCTTCAGCCATGTATGTGTACGGAACCAATATAACTGCTGCAGGAGCCCTGGATATCAGAAATAATATTTTTGCCAACACCAGAACAAGTGGAAGCAGATTTGCAATTTACTCTACAGCAGCCAGTTCGGTATTCGGAAATATTAATTATAATGATTATTATAGCACCGGAACAGCATTAGGCTATATAGGAGGAGCCAACAAAACAACACTTGCAGATATCCAGTCTGGTTTTGGAGGTAATGCCAACTCACTAAGCGTAGCTCCTGTTTTTGTGAGCGCTACGGACCTTCACTTAAACCCAAGCTCAAATCCCGGACTTGATAATAAAGGCATGACCTTACCTGAAGTAACGGTAGATTTCAGCGGAACAGCGAGAGGCGCAGTACCTGATATGGGGGCATACGAGTTTACAGCTACTGCTCTTGCGGTATCAGATGTGAATTCAGATAAAATTAAAATGTCTGTTTATCCGAATCCTTTCACTGATGTCGTGAAAATATCAGATGTAAAAGGAATTAAATCAATTCAAATTAATGATGTTTCAGGAAGAAGCCTTAAAACACTTATTCCTGCTGCTGAACTTGATTTAAGGGATTTGAAAACCGGATTATATATTATTTCCTTCCAGTTTGAAAACGGCTCCACAAAAGCTCTTAAAATACTTAAAAAGTAA
- a CDS encoding nucleoside recognition domain-containing protein — MVLSRIWSAFIIIAIGIASIKYISSSHYKTIYNDMVVGKGGDTVQIASQPMNMLTPVVRDSLMKKNDFADSRIHYKTDSLKQNVKVYRVQEADGVIGTSETAVKICIGLIGIMTLFMGFMSIAEKAGGINLLSRFIQPFFSKLFPEIPKNHPAFGHMLMNFSANLLGLDNAATPFGLKAMESLQTLNPNKDTASNSQIMFLCLHAGGMTLIPVSIIAIRASMGSKTPTDIFLPCMIATFAATLAAMIIVSLYQKINLLRPVVIAYVGGISAVIALLVVYLVQLSKDELDTFSKVLSNGLILFIFLAIVLGAVYKKINVFDAFIEGAKEGFTTCVKIIPYLVGMLIAISLLRTSGVFDVIIDGMKWVANTAGFDPRFVDGLPTALIKPLSGSGARGMMVDTMSTFGADSFQGKLAAVLQGSSDTTFYVIAVYFGAVAVKNTRYTVIAMLLADLVGVITAIALAYLFFAK, encoded by the coding sequence ATGGTTCTCAGCAGAATTTGGTCAGCATTTATTATCATTGCTATCGGGATTGCAAGTATAAAATACATTTCATCAAGCCACTACAAAACCATCTATAATGATATGGTTGTAGGAAAAGGTGGCGATACAGTTCAGATCGCTTCACAGCCCATGAACATGCTAACCCCGGTTGTCAGGGACAGCCTGATGAAAAAGAATGATTTTGCGGACAGCAGGATTCATTACAAGACAGATTCTTTAAAACAGAATGTCAAGGTCTACAGGGTTCAGGAAGCAGATGGCGTTATCGGAACTTCCGAAACCGCAGTAAAGATCTGTATTGGCCTGATTGGGATTATGACTTTGTTTATGGGATTCATGAGTATTGCTGAAAAAGCAGGTGGAATTAATCTTTTAAGCCGTTTTATTCAGCCTTTCTTCTCGAAATTATTTCCTGAAATCCCCAAAAACCATCCTGCCTTCGGACATATGCTCATGAATTTCAGCGCCAATCTTCTGGGGCTCGACAATGCCGCTACGCCGTTTGGTTTAAAAGCGATGGAAAGTTTACAGACCTTAAACCCCAATAAAGATACCGCAAGCAATTCACAGATCATGTTCCTGTGTCTTCATGCGGGCGGAATGACGCTTATTCCGGTTTCTATTATCGCTATCAGGGCCTCAATGGGATCAAAAACCCCAACCGATATTTTCCTTCCCTGCATGATCGCTACTTTTGCAGCGACACTGGCAGCCATGATTATTGTTTCTCTTTATCAAAAGATCAATCTTCTTCGTCCGGTAGTAATTGCGTACGTAGGAGGAATTTCAGCTGTTATAGCTCTTTTGGTGGTCTATTTGGTTCAGTTAAGTAAAGATGAATTAGACACTTTCAGTAAAGTTTTAAGTAATGGCCTGATTCTCTTTATTTTCCTCGCAATCGTTCTTGGAGCCGTCTATAAAAAGATCAATGTTTTTGATGCGTTTATTGAAGGGGCAAAAGAAGGTTTTACCACCTGCGTCAAAATTATTCCTTACCTGGTAGGAATGCTGATTGCCATATCCCTTTTAAGAACTTCAGGTGTTTTTGATGTTATCATAGACGGAATGAAATGGGTCGCCAATACAGCCGGATTTGACCCGAGATTTGTAGACGGTCTTCCGACTGCATTAATTAAGCCTCTTTCCGGATCCGGCGCCAGAGGAATGATGGTAGATACTATGTCAACTTTCGGAGCAGACAGTTTCCAGGGAAAATTGGCAGCAGTTCTTCAGGGAAGCTCAGATACGACATTCTACGTGATTGCGGTTTATTTTGGAGCCGTAGCTGTAAAGAATACGAGATATACGGTTATTGCTATGCTTCTTGCGGATTTAGTGGGTGTTATTACTGCTATTGCACTGGCATATTTGTTTTTTGCGAAATAG
- a CDS encoding DinB family protein, translating into MILESLKSLYTRDLNKLKTEIEAYQNEENLWKIDKNISNSAGNLCLHLVGNLNHFIGAELGKTGYIRNRELEFSLKDVPGKELIEKVEATIIMVDHTLSQLAPEDLEKEYPLVVFEDKMTTGYFLIHLVAHLDYHLGQINYHRRLLDM; encoded by the coding sequence ATGATCCTGGAAAGCCTGAAATCTCTCTATACCAGAGATTTAAATAAATTAAAAACAGAAATAGAAGCCTATCAAAACGAAGAAAATCTTTGGAAAATTGATAAAAACATTTCCAATTCTGCAGGAAACCTCTGTCTGCATCTGGTTGGAAACCTTAACCATTTTATAGGTGCAGAACTTGGAAAGACCGGCTATATCAGAAACAGAGAACTGGAATTTTCATTAAAAGACGTTCCAGGAAAAGAGCTTATTGAAAAGGTAGAAGCAACTATCATAATGGTTGATCATACCCTCAGCCAATTAGCTCCCGAAGACCTTGAAAAAGAGTATCCACTTGTGGTTTTTGAAGATAAAATGACAACAGGATATTTTCTGATCCATCTGGTTGCACACCTGGATTATCATCTGGGGCAGATTAACTATCACAGAAGATTGCTTGATATGTAA
- a CDS encoding helix-turn-helix domain-containing protein → MRFDTFTPSDRLKPYVKYFVLSENEFESEYKVFPSAGIVIGFQYKGKLSAIQDLGETALSSAGITGITDSYKIFRNSRDTGTVLVYFTELGFSQFAANPANELFNQSISLENIFDKSKVSETEEKLFFAKTDRQRISIVEYFLLSQLKNIQTDKLIMEALTMIYHAKGNIRIRELSEKLFISQSPLEKRFRKYVGTSPKKFASIIRFNSVIDDLNDRKSLAEICFDNNFFDQAHFIKDFKQYTGDTPENFKRFL, encoded by the coding sequence ATGCGTTTCGATACATTTACACCGTCAGACAGGCTTAAGCCTTATGTGAAATACTTCGTACTTTCAGAAAATGAATTTGAGTCCGAGTACAAAGTGTTTCCATCTGCGGGAATTGTAATTGGCTTTCAATATAAGGGCAAATTATCTGCCATACAGGATCTGGGGGAAACAGCACTTTCTTCTGCCGGAATTACAGGTATTACAGACAGTTATAAGATTTTCAGGAACTCCCGCGATACAGGAACGGTTCTGGTATATTTTACAGAATTAGGTTTTTCACAGTTTGCTGCTAATCCCGCCAATGAGCTTTTTAATCAGAGTATTTCACTTGAAAATATTTTTGATAAAAGCAAAGTTTCCGAGACAGAAGAGAAGTTATTCTTTGCAAAAACAGACCGCCAGAGAATTTCCATTGTTGAGTATTTTTTATTGTCGCAGCTCAAAAATATTCAGACGGATAAGCTCATTATGGAAGCTTTAACTATGATTTATCATGCAAAAGGAAACATCAGGATTAGAGAGCTCTCGGAAAAGCTTTTTATAAGTCAGAGCCCGCTTGAAAAACGTTTCAGAAAATATGTAGGGACTTCTCCCAAAAAATTTGCTTCAATTATCCGGTTCAATTCTGTTATAGATGATCTGAATGACAGGAAATCCTTGGCAGAGATCTGTTTTGACAATAACTTTTTCGATCAGGCTCATTTCATTAAAGATTTCAAGCAATACACAGGAGATACGCCGGAAAATTTTAAACGATTTTTATAA
- the bcp gene encoding thioredoxin-dependent thiol peroxidase — MLKVGDKLPEFEGINQDGKTITSSKLAGKKLIIFFYPQANTPTCTVEACNLSDNYSKLKNAGFQLLGISGDTVKKQKNFHSKFSFPYDLIADENHDVINKFGVWQEKKTFGKTYMGIVRTTFIFDENGVCTRVIEKVTSKTAAEQILEK, encoded by the coding sequence ATGCTGAAAGTTGGAGATAAATTACCTGAATTTGAAGGAATAAATCAGGATGGAAAAACAATAACCTCATCGAAATTAGCCGGAAAGAAATTAATCATTTTCTTTTATCCTCAAGCCAATACCCCCACGTGTACAGTAGAGGCATGTAACCTGAGCGACAATTACTCAAAGCTTAAAAATGCTGGATTTCAATTACTTGGTATAAGCGGAGATACTGTAAAGAAACAGAAGAATTTCCACAGCAAATTTTCATTCCCCTATGATCTTATTGCTGATGAAAACCATGATGTTATTAATAAATTCGGTGTTTGGCAGGAGAAAAAGACATTTGGAAAAACTTATATGGGAATTGTAAGAACAACCTTTATTTTTGATGAAAACGGAGTTTGTACCAGAGTAATAGAGAAAGTGACATCAAAAACAGCAGCAGAGCAGATTTTAGAGAAATAA
- a CDS encoding ExbD/TolR family protein, producing MKIQRRNKANPEFSLAAMTDVILLMLIFFMITSSAANQSAIDVKLPKAGAVEDNIPNPLTVSIKPDGSYFVDDSPVTRDQLEPLIISKLNGQANKSFTIRADENTMHKDVVFVMEIAEKNKFNIAIATVKDK from the coding sequence ATGAAAATTCAGAGAAGAAATAAAGCAAATCCGGAATTCAGTTTAGCAGCGATGACAGACGTTATCCTATTGATGCTGATATTCTTTATGATAACCTCTTCAGCAGCAAACCAAAGTGCTATTGATGTGAAGCTGCCAAAAGCGGGTGCGGTAGAAGATAATATTCCCAATCCTTTAACGGTAAGCATTAAACCGGACGGATCTTATTTTGTAGATGACAGTCCTGTGACAAGAGATCAGTTAGAGCCTTTGATTATCAGTAAATTAAATGGTCAGGCTAACAAATCTTTTACCATCCGGGCAGACGAAAATACGATGCATAAAGATGTTGTTTTTGTAATGGAAATTGCAGAAAAGAATAAATTTAATATTGCTATTGCAACGGTTAAAGATAAATAA
- a CDS encoding GNAT family N-acetyltransferase — MSLKNQPNGNNNVYETERLILRPMSVDDREFIFELYNSPSFIKYIGDRNIKTLSDAENYIRNRFMPQFEKLGFGNYLMLTKDKGEKIGGVGIFEREGLDVVDIGFSLLERFEGKGYAYEAAQKVKSIGMDEFGLKKISAITSKDNFSSQKLIKKLGLEFKKYVTIPDDDEELMYYETE, encoded by the coding sequence ATGAGCCTAAAAAATCAACCAAACGGAAATAATAACGTTTACGAAACGGAAAGACTGATCTTGAGACCAATGTCTGTGGATGACAGGGAGTTTATTTTTGAACTTTACAACAGCCCCAGTTTTATCAAATATATCGGGGACCGTAATATTAAAACCCTTTCTGATGCTGAAAATTATATCAGAAACAGGTTCATGCCGCAATTTGAAAAATTAGGTTTTGGAAATTACCTGATGCTTACCAAAGATAAGGGCGAGAAAATAGGAGGCGTGGGAATCTTTGAAAGAGAAGGGCTGGATGTGGTAGACATAGGATTTTCCCTGCTGGAAAGGTTTGAAGGGAAAGGTTATGCATATGAAGCCGCTCAAAAGGTTAAATCTATAGGAATGGACGAATTCGGATTGAAGAAGATTTCTGCCATTACTTCCAAAGATAATTTTTCTTCCCAGAAGCTGATCAAAAAATTAGGGCTTGAATTCAAAAAATACGTTACAATTCCTGATGATGATGAAGAGCTAATGTATTATGAAACAGAGTAA
- a CDS encoding endonuclease III domain-containing protein, whose amino-acid sequence MTKKQRAGLVQQELDKLYPTTPIPLDHTDPYTLMVAVALSAQTTDKKVNQVTPDLFKVAGTPQRMARLEEFEIKELIKEIGLSNTKAKNLKRMAELLLERHNGIVPQTYEELEALPGVGHKTASVVMSQAFGLPAFPVDTHIHRLMTQWKLTSGKNVVETERDAKSLWKEEVWNKLHLQIIYYGREYSPARGKGEKDFITKMLFDK is encoded by the coding sequence ATGACAAAAAAGCAAAGAGCCGGGCTTGTTCAGCAGGAATTGGACAAATTATATCCCACAACACCTATTCCGTTAGATCACACAGATCCTTATACCTTGATGGTTGCTGTAGCGCTTTCTGCACAGACCACAGATAAAAAAGTGAATCAGGTAACTCCTGATCTTTTCAAGGTGGCCGGAACCCCTCAAAGGATGGCAAGGCTGGAAGAGTTTGAAATTAAAGAACTTATCAAAGAAATAGGACTGTCCAATACAAAAGCCAAAAACCTGAAAAGAATGGCCGAACTTTTACTGGAAAGGCACAATGGTATAGTTCCGCAGACTTATGAAGAATTGGAGGCACTTCCGGGTGTGGGGCATAAAACAGCATCTGTAGTTATGAGCCAGGCATTCGGGCTTCCTGCTTTTCCTGTCGATACGCATATTCACAGGCTGATGACACAGTGGAAGCTTACTTCAGGCAAAAACGTGGTAGAAACAGAAAGAGATGCCAAAAGTCTCTGGAAGGAAGAGGTGTGGAATAAGCTTCATCTCCAGATTATTTATTACGGCAGGGAATATTCGCCGGCCAGGGGAAAAGGGGAGAAAGATTTTATTACTAAAATGCTGTTTGACAAGTAG
- a CDS encoding DUF885 domain-containing protein: MKNILLKSILGLGLVIGLASCKKADSPLTKVTPTNMDSIASNYYEQYLKLYPLEATSQGDTRYNDQLPINIDRDFISGEISFYNSVQKQLENVNYKGLSDEEKVVYDVLDYTLKDRIEAYAYHPEYIPFTQFGGLPLSFPLYGSGQGSQPFKTEKDYSDWLKRMEKFPDWMNAATENFREGINNKFVLPKKLVVKMIPQMKAEEITTTDMDKNIFYGPVKNFPKDFTKAQKDKFSALYADAITKKIIPAYTKMGTFLEKEYLPKARDTDGYNSLPNGNEIYRYYAKSWTTTKKTPEEINKIGLQQVAMLRAEMEKVKQQVGFSGTLEEFINFVKTDPKAMPYKTSKEVLDGFNGILAKITPKLKTMFSVTPKTKFEIRQTEKFREASASAEYIQGTPDGKRPGIFYVPLPDPSKFNVTSGMESLFLHEAIPGHHYQVSLQQENTKLPKFMRFGWFGAYGEGWAHYCETLGPEFGLYTDPYQKMGYLSDQMLRAVRLVVDTGIHTGTMTREEAIKYFLSNISYDEAGATAEVERYMAMPGQALGYKIGSLRIRELRNQYQKQLGNKFNLASFHDEILNQGCLPLDVLNRKMELWAKKQK, encoded by the coding sequence ATGAAAAACATTTTATTAAAAAGCATTTTAGGACTGGGGCTGGTGATCGGCCTGGCATCCTGTAAAAAAGCTGATTCTCCGTTAACGAAAGTGACTCCCACAAATATGGATTCCATTGCATCCAATTATTATGAGCAGTATCTTAAATTGTATCCTTTAGAGGCTACTTCTCAGGGAGATACAAGATATAATGACCAGCTTCCTATTAATATCGACAGGGATTTTATTTCCGGAGAGATTTCTTTCTACAATTCCGTTCAGAAACAGCTGGAAAATGTTAATTATAAAGGTCTTTCAGATGAAGAAAAAGTAGTTTATGATGTTCTGGATTATACTTTAAAAGATAGAATTGAAGCATATGCCTATCATCCGGAATACATCCCGTTTACACAGTTCGGAGGCCTTCCCCTGAGTTTTCCGCTGTATGGAAGCGGACAGGGCAGCCAGCCTTTCAAAACTGAAAAAGATTATAGTGACTGGCTGAAAAGAATGGAAAAATTCCCGGACTGGATGAACGCCGCAACTGAAAACTTCCGTGAAGGAATCAACAATAAATTTGTTCTTCCTAAAAAACTGGTTGTCAAAATGATCCCTCAAATGAAAGCCGAGGAGATTACCACAACAGATATGGATAAAAATATCTTTTACGGGCCTGTTAAAAATTTCCCGAAAGACTTTACAAAAGCCCAGAAAGATAAATTTTCGGCTCTTTATGCTGATGCAATTACCAAGAAAATTATTCCTGCATATACTAAAATGGGAACATTCCTGGAGAAGGAATATCTTCCGAAAGCAAGAGATACGGACGGCTACAACAGTCTTCCGAACGGGAATGAAATTTACAGATACTACGCCAAAAGCTGGACGACCACAAAGAAAACGCCGGAAGAAATTAATAAAATCGGATTACAGCAGGTGGCTATGCTCCGAGCAGAAATGGAAAAGGTAAAACAGCAGGTAGGATTTTCCGGAACCCTGGAAGAATTCATCAATTTCGTGAAAACAGACCCTAAAGCAATGCCTTACAAAACATCTAAGGAAGTTTTGGATGGATTTAACGGAATTTTAGCAAAGATCACTCCCAAACTGAAAACAATGTTCAGTGTAACTCCCAAAACGAAATTTGAGATCAGACAGACAGAAAAGTTCAGGGAAGCAAGTGCCAGCGCAGAATACATTCAGGGAACTCCTGACGGAAAAAGACCGGGAATATTTTATGTTCCCCTTCCCGATCCTTCCAAATTCAATGTAACTTCCGGAATGGAATCTCTTTTCCTTCATGAAGCGATTCCGGGACACCATTATCAAGTTTCTCTGCAACAGGAAAATACCAAGCTTCCAAAGTTTATGAGATTTGGCTGGTTTGGAGCTTATGGTGAAGGCTGGGCACATTACTGCGAAACGCTGGGCCCTGAATTCGGACTGTATACGGATCCTTATCAGAAAATGGGTTACCTGAGCGACCAGATGCTGAGAGCTGTAAGACTGGTTGTAGATACAGGAATTCATACGGGAACCATGACCAGAGAAGAAGCCATAAAATATTTCCTGAGCAATATCTCTTATGATGAAGCTGGCGCTACCGCAGAGGTGGAAAGATATATGGCAATGCCGGGACAGGCTTTGGGCTATAAAATCGGGTCTTTAAGAATCCGTGAACTTAGAAATCAGTACCAGAAGCAGCTTGGAAATAAGTTTAATCTGGCAAGCTTCCACGACGAGATATTAAACCAGGGATGCCTTCCCCTTGATGTTCTGAACAGAAAAATGGAACTTTGGGCGAAGAAACAGAAATAG
- a CDS encoding MotA/TolQ/ExbB proton channel family protein has product MLLTELTQILFAQITAPAVATDDLEFSFWKIMFHGGAFAKIVMVTVLALGVFSVYLFFERFFFIKRLTSKTDANFMDNIEDFIKEGKIESAADYCKRQNSPEGRILEKGISRLGRPVSDIVSAMESQAQVEVANMEKNLNLLAVVPSIAPMLGLLGTVIGMIIAFFNLSHATGSFSPKTLSEGIYTALGQTAVGLAVAIPANFFYNILLTRIDKFVLKAQNMSGEFLDLINKPL; this is encoded by the coding sequence ATGCTGTTAACGGAACTTACTCAGATTTTATTTGCACAGATTACTGCCCCGGCAGTTGCAACAGACGATTTAGAATTTTCATTTTGGAAGATCATGTTCCACGGAGGGGCTTTCGCTAAAATAGTGATGGTTACCGTTTTGGCGTTGGGTGTATTTTCAGTGTATCTGTTTTTTGAACGCTTTTTCTTTATTAAAAGGCTGACTTCAAAAACAGATGCCAATTTTATGGACAATATCGAAGACTTTATTAAAGAAGGAAAGATAGAATCGGCGGCAGATTACTGCAAAAGACAGAATTCTCCGGAAGGAAGAATCCTGGAAAAAGGAATTTCAAGACTGGGGCGCCCGGTTTCAGATATTGTAAGTGCTATGGAGTCTCAGGCACAGGTGGAAGTTGCCAATATGGAGAAAAACCTGAACCTTTTGGCTGTAGTACCAAGTATTGCTCCGATGTTGGGGCTTTTGGGAACGGTTATCGGGATGATCATTGCATTCTTTAACCTTTCGCATGCAACAGGATCTTTCTCACCAAAAACACTTTCTGAGGGTATTTATACAGCATTGGGACAAACTGCGGTAGGTTTGGCCGTTGCAATTCCTGCCAACTTTTTCTACAATATTCTTTTAACAAGAATTGATAAGTTTGTATTGAAGGCACAGAATATGTCGGGAGAGTTTTTAGACCTTATCAACAAACCTTTATAA